Proteins encoded by one window of Actinocorallia herbida:
- a CDS encoding Crp/Fnr family transcriptional regulator: MAERSGTWPTSSLIGTLTEQERRELLHLGTKVEFPHKAVLVLQGAEDNDVLYILLDGFAKVTVDTADGSHTVLAIRSRGDLIGEFALLDGGPRTATVTAINTVVAVRIGKSAIETFLADHPDTRGKVIASLLAKMRTSTERRVEAKAWGARERLARLLCELVERYGEDSPDGVVVGLPLSQFELGGLAGAGEATTERVLNEFRQAGLIRTSWRRITVLDVAKLRSLWHGN; the protein is encoded by the coding sequence ATGGCCGAACGCTCAGGCACCTGGCCGACGAGCAGCCTCATAGGGACCCTCACCGAACAGGAGCGGAGAGAACTCCTTCACCTCGGCACAAAAGTCGAGTTCCCGCACAAGGCGGTCCTGGTGCTCCAAGGCGCCGAGGACAACGACGTTCTGTACATCCTTCTCGACGGCTTCGCCAAGGTCACCGTCGACACCGCGGACGGAAGCCACACCGTCCTGGCGATCCGTTCCCGGGGCGACCTCATCGGGGAGTTCGCCCTCCTCGACGGAGGCCCCAGGACGGCCACCGTCACCGCGATCAACACGGTGGTGGCCGTCCGGATAGGCAAGTCGGCCATCGAGACGTTCCTCGCCGACCACCCGGACACCCGTGGCAAGGTCATCGCCAGTCTCCTCGCCAAGATGCGCACCTCCACCGAGCGAAGGGTCGAGGCGAAGGCATGGGGCGCGCGGGAACGGCTGGCGCGGCTGCTCTGCGAACTCGTCGAACGGTACGGGGAGGACTCCCCCGACGGCGTCGTCGTAGGGCTGCCGCTCAGCCAGTTCGAGCTGGGCGGGCTCGCCGGGGCCGGCGAGGCGACCACCGAACGCGTGCTCAACGAGTTCCGCCAGGCCGGGCTGATCCGGACGAGCTGGCGGCGGATCACCGTCCTCGACGTCGCCAAGCTCAGGTCCCTCTGGCACGGGAACTGA
- a CDS encoding DEAD/DEAH box helicase, which yields MSNAAPDEENLPSFAELGLPEALVESLARGGITHPFPIQAASIPDALDGRDILGRGKTGSGKTLGFGLPLMTLLAHQQARPKKPLGLILVPTRELAQQVQTNLEPLGRAVGLRMKTVIGQTSMPRQIDALRRGVEVLVATPGRLKDLMRQGACDLSDVRIAVLDEADHMADMGFLPDVTDILDQVRPGGQRMLFSATLDREVDVLVNKYLNNPITHALSEIDDPVDTMEHHLILVPPKEKNTITAEIANREGRTIIFARTKHGVDRIAKQLTAVGVRAAGLHGGKSQNLRTRTLAEFREGRIGVLVATDVAARGIHVDDVSLVLHVDPPADHKDYMHRAGRTARAGEKGTVVTMVLSHQVRATTSMMRRAGINAERLKVTSMDPSLVKLTGAREPSGEPIPEPIIPEQDKRPARRQGGGGGYGRGPRRGAPRRFRDGEGGGSGEGRPRRDDGGRPFEPRGNGGGYRGDSNGGGGGYRGDRDNNSGGGYRGGDRNGGGGGGYRGNGGGSSEGGYRGNGGGEGGGYRGNSGGGEGGYRGNGGGNGGGERPHRAGNRHSGGGRPRRSTNA from the coding sequence GTGTCCAACGCTGCCCCGGATGAGGAGAACCTCCCCTCGTTCGCAGAGCTGGGCCTGCCCGAAGCGCTCGTCGAGTCCCTGGCTCGCGGGGGCATCACCCACCCGTTCCCGATCCAGGCCGCGTCCATCCCGGACGCCCTCGACGGGCGCGACATCCTCGGCCGGGGCAAGACCGGCTCCGGCAAGACCCTCGGCTTCGGCCTCCCGCTGATGACGCTGCTCGCGCACCAGCAGGCGCGTCCGAAGAAGCCCCTCGGCCTGATCCTCGTGCCGACCCGCGAACTCGCCCAGCAGGTCCAGACGAACCTGGAGCCGCTCGGCCGGGCCGTCGGCCTGCGCATGAAGACCGTCATCGGGCAGACCTCGATGCCGCGCCAGATCGACGCGCTGCGCCGGGGCGTCGAGGTCCTGGTGGCCACGCCGGGCCGCCTCAAGGACCTCATGCGCCAGGGCGCCTGCGACCTGTCCGACGTGCGCATCGCCGTCCTGGACGAGGCCGACCACATGGCCGACATGGGCTTCCTGCCCGATGTCACCGACATCCTCGACCAGGTCCGGCCCGGCGGACAGCGCATGCTGTTCTCCGCGACGCTGGACCGTGAGGTCGACGTTCTGGTCAACAAGTACCTGAACAACCCCATCACCCACGCGCTGAGCGAGATCGACGACCCGGTCGACACGATGGAGCACCACCTGATCCTCGTGCCGCCGAAGGAGAAGAACACGATCACCGCGGAGATCGCCAACCGCGAGGGCCGGACGATCATCTTCGCCCGCACCAAGCACGGCGTCGACCGCATCGCCAAGCAGCTCACCGCCGTCGGCGTCCGCGCGGCGGGCCTGCACGGCGGCAAGTCGCAGAATCTGCGCACCCGCACCCTCGCGGAGTTCCGTGAGGGCCGGATCGGCGTGCTGGTCGCCACCGACGTCGCCGCGCGCGGCATCCACGTCGACGACGTGAGCCTCGTCCTGCACGTCGACCCGCCGGCCGACCACAAGGACTACATGCACCGCGCCGGCCGTACCGCCCGGGCGGGGGAGAAGGGCACCGTCGTGACGATGGTGCTCTCCCACCAGGTGCGGGCGACCACGTCGATGATGCGCCGTGCGGGCATCAACGCCGAGCGGCTCAAGGTCACCTCGATGGACCCGTCGCTGGTGAAGCTGACCGGCGCGCGCGAGCCTTCGGGTGAGCCGATCCCCGAGCCGATCATCCCCGAGCAGGACAAGCGGCCGGCGCGTCGTCAGGGCGGCGGCGGTGGCTACGGCCGCGGCCCGCGCCGCGGTGCCCCGCGCCGGTTCCGTGACGGCGAGGGCGGCGGCTCCGGTGAGGGCCGGCCGCGCCGCGACGACGGCGGGCGTCCCTTCGAGCCGCGCGGCAACGGCGGCGGCTACCGGGGCGACAGCAACGGCGGTGGCGGCGGCTACCGCGGCGACCGTGACAACAACAGCGGCGGCGGCTACCGCGGCGGCGACCGCAACGGCGGCGGTGGCGGCGGCTACCGCGGCAACGGCGGCGGCAGCAGCGAAGGCGGCTACCGCGGCAACGGTGGTGGCGAGGGCGGTGGCTACCGCGGCAACAGCGGCGGCGGCGAGGGCGGCTACCGCGGCAACGGCGGTGGCAACGGCGGCGGCGAGCGCCCCCACCGGGCCGGCAACCGGCACAGCGGTGGCGGCCGTCCGCGGCGGTCCACGAACGCCTGA
- a CDS encoding DUF4352 domain-containing protein: MVLVVGCSAVGERPWPGGESVGATKPVVVGGGVGETVRDGDVVFKVTKVRKGPREVKGETAQGRFVLLYVTVRNEGDTPLYFAGGEQKLLVGGKAYEGDAELAARMGDRARSLLEEIGPGKRLKGIVVYDIPKGARPDGVELHASVLSDGVLVRLDGL; the protein is encoded by the coding sequence GTGGTGCTGGTGGTGGGGTGTTCCGCGGTGGGGGAGCGGCCTTGGCCGGGCGGGGAATCGGTGGGGGCGACGAAACCCGTCGTGGTGGGTGGCGGGGTCGGGGAGACGGTGCGGGACGGGGACGTCGTGTTCAAGGTGACCAAGGTCCGGAAGGGGCCACGGGAGGTCAAGGGCGAGACCGCCCAAGGGAGGTTCGTGCTCCTGTACGTGACGGTGCGGAATGAGGGGGACACGCCGTTGTACTTCGCCGGGGGAGAGCAGAAACTGCTCGTCGGGGGAAAGGCGTACGAGGGGGATGCGGAGCTCGCGGCGCGGATGGGGGACCGGGCGCGGAGCCTTCTTGAGGAGATCGGGCCGGGGAAGCGGCTCAAGGGGATCGTCGTCTATGACATTCCGAAGGGTGCGCGGCCCGACGGGGTCGAGTTGCACGCGTCGGTGTTGTCGGACGGGGTTCTGGTGAGGCTCGATGGTTTGTGA
- a CDS encoding choice-of-anchor M domain-containing protein codes for MRRVLGALGGGLLILAATAWPAQAAPPTEVKPQVAENGHIDLLSPKITAGAIDVSTIVDGGATYAAGDLDALIPAEDTDKITVADGVLKGDWFVSGTEATKGTKPFLGVSLTGLAGAGVQGDVTVDLVGAQAPVAGGSFELLTESPATADAADRVLSSDATANLKTFKQTPGTADHKDYFWAFSDKGRYRLSFTVSATTATGTLKSAPITQTFYVGAGAQAAATKTPTTTTVTAAAGATAGQTALTATVAITGLVGSPRGFVEFRDGVTALGTAPVPVQGGVAKAEFPLTEGAHELTAIFYPKYELDYAASPESAPVTYTVPVGGGPQDPDDDPTESPSPTSSPTDDADEDPVDGDCTIIADGDVDYAVRVTGSKAQSGVKDGSSLWLDPAEAVVRVPAAAKTALPDGQGFLGEAGDEAWLLPQTAQSGVPSLGWAAEGTAATWKLTEVDGPGKAVLFATGTDGTPEVLFDGAGDSRQLTAGEHGHGTWGFTAEGVYQLTFTHTTASQGSDEGVLTFAVGAYDEDDLPSCVVASDDDSLADTGAPVLLYGSIGVILVTCGAGLLMGVNRRFGLF; via the coding sequence ATGCGCAGGGTCCTGGGGGCGCTCGGCGGAGGTCTGCTCATCCTGGCCGCGACGGCCTGGCCCGCCCAGGCGGCGCCACCCACGGAAGTCAAGCCGCAGGTCGCCGAGAACGGGCACATCGATCTGCTGAGCCCGAAGATCACCGCGGGCGCGATCGACGTCTCGACGATCGTGGACGGCGGCGCCACCTACGCGGCGGGCGACCTCGACGCCCTGATCCCCGCAGAAGACACGGACAAGATCACCGTCGCGGATGGTGTCCTGAAGGGCGACTGGTTCGTCAGCGGCACGGAGGCGACCAAGGGGACGAAACCCTTCCTTGGTGTCTCCTTGACCGGCCTCGCAGGCGCTGGGGTGCAGGGCGACGTCACGGTCGACCTGGTCGGCGCGCAGGCCCCCGTCGCCGGTGGGTCCTTCGAGCTCCTCACCGAGTCGCCGGCGACCGCCGACGCGGCCGACCGGGTTCTCTCCTCGGATGCGACCGCGAACCTCAAGACGTTCAAGCAGACCCCCGGCACGGCGGATCACAAGGACTATTTCTGGGCCTTCAGCGACAAGGGCCGCTACCGCCTGTCCTTCACCGTCAGCGCGACCACCGCCACCGGGACCCTCAAGTCCGCGCCGATCACCCAGACCTTCTATGTAGGTGCGGGTGCGCAGGCGGCGGCGACCAAGACCCCGACCACCACGACGGTGACCGCGGCCGCCGGCGCGACGGCCGGGCAGACCGCGCTGACCGCGACCGTGGCCATCACCGGCCTCGTCGGCAGCCCCAGGGGTTTCGTGGAGTTCCGCGACGGCGTCACCGCGCTCGGCACCGCGCCGGTCCCGGTCCAGGGGGGCGTCGCGAAGGCCGAGTTCCCCCTGACCGAGGGCGCTCACGAGCTGACCGCGATCTTCTATCCCAAGTACGAGCTCGACTACGCCGCGTCCCCCGAGTCCGCTCCGGTGACCTACACGGTCCCGGTGGGCGGCGGCCCGCAGGACCCGGACGACGACCCCACCGAGAGCCCGTCCCCCACGAGCTCCCCCACGGACGACGCCGACGAGGACCCCGTCGACGGCGACTGCACGATCATCGCCGATGGTGATGTCGATTACGCGGTCCGCGTCACCGGCAGCAAGGCCCAGTCCGGTGTCAAGGACGGCTCGTCCCTCTGGCTCGACCCTGCCGAGGCCGTCGTGCGGGTGCCGGCCGCGGCTAAGACGGCGCTCCCCGACGGCCAGGGGTTCCTGGGCGAGGCGGGCGACGAGGCGTGGCTGCTCCCGCAGACGGCGCAGTCGGGCGTCCCGTCCCTCGGCTGGGCCGCGGAGGGCACGGCGGCCACCTGGAAGCTCACCGAGGTCGACGGCCCGGGCAAGGCGGTCCTGTTCGCGACCGGCACGGACGGCACCCCCGAGGTCCTCTTCGACGGCGCGGGCGATTCCCGGCAGCTCACGGCGGGCGAGCACGGCCACGGCACGTGGGGTTTCACGGCCGAGGGCGTCTACCAGTTGACCTTCACCCACACGACGGCGTCGCAGGGCTCCGACGAGGGCGTCCTGACGTTCGCGGTGGGCGCCTACGACGAAGACGACCTTCCGTCCTGCGTCGTGGCGTCCGACGACGACAGCCTCGCCGACACGGGTGCTCCGGTCCTGCTCTACGGTAGCATCGGTGTGATCTTGGTCACCTGTGGTGCGGGCCTGCTGATGGGGGTCAACCGCCGGTTCGGGCTGTTCTGA
- a CDS encoding class E sortase — translation MIRGFIKGLGELFLTFGVVVVLFACYTLWGTGQYTADAQESLHEQLDREWAKPQKVTTEKIKLGDGVALIRIPKFGKKYRFVIVEGVGVPDLRKGPGHYPDTALPGQTGNFVVSGHRTTYSAPFNRIGELDRGDKILIDTRDMQYVYKVTDAKIVTPDRVDVAEPVPFHPGKKPKDRLITLTTCHPKYSAAQRLIVFGELDSQTPRVTEEQRKSA, via the coding sequence ATGATCCGCGGCTTCATCAAGGGTCTGGGGGAGCTGTTCCTGACCTTCGGGGTCGTGGTCGTCCTCTTCGCCTGCTACACGCTCTGGGGCACCGGCCAGTACACCGCCGACGCCCAGGAGAGCCTGCACGAGCAGCTCGACCGCGAGTGGGCGAAACCCCAGAAGGTCACCACCGAGAAGATCAAGCTCGGTGACGGCGTCGCCCTCATCCGTATCCCGAAATTCGGGAAGAAGTATCGTTTCGTCATTGTGGAGGGCGTCGGGGTCCCCGATCTCCGCAAGGGTCCCGGGCACTACCCGGACACGGCGCTGCCGGGCCAGACGGGCAACTTCGTCGTGTCCGGGCACCGTACGACGTACTCGGCGCCGTTCAACCGGATCGGCGAACTCGACAGGGGCGACAAGATCCTCATCGACACCCGGGACATGCAGTACGTGTACAAGGTGACCGATGCCAAGATCGTCACGCCCGATCGGGTGGATGTGGCCGAGCCCGTCCCGTTCCATCCGGGCAAAAAGCCCAAAGACCGGCTTATCACCCTGACGACCTGTCATCCGAAGTACTCTGCGGCACAGCGGCTCATCGTCTTCGGTGAGCTCGACTCGCAAACCCCCCGGGTCACCGAAGAACAGAGGAAGTCGGCCTGA
- a CDS encoding acyltransferase translates to MLKDGVRKLAAAAVHRAYALVRRLGEITPATPGGKRFHHLGEGVCIAFPQGAIFGDPWISIGAHTLIGTHVSISAGFVPDLDLGPDVIVKIGSACSIGRGSHIVGHQSIEIGKDVFTGPYVYITDQNHTYAELDAPIGRQWPENAPVEIGDGCWLGTQAVILPGTRLGKNVAVAAGAVVRGEFPDNCVIGGIPAKILRRHDPDEGWIPPMKDRPVPTAEELALLALSMEGMQELQDRMRKDPA, encoded by the coding sequence ATGTTGAAGGATGGGGTACGCAAGCTCGCCGCGGCAGCCGTGCACCGCGCGTACGCATTGGTCCGCCGCCTGGGCGAGATCACCCCCGCCACCCCCGGCGGCAAGCGCTTCCACCACCTGGGCGAAGGCGTCTGCATCGCCTTCCCCCAAGGCGCCATCTTCGGCGACCCGTGGATCTCGATAGGCGCCCACACCCTCATAGGCACCCACGTCTCCATCAGCGCGGGCTTCGTCCCCGATCTGGACCTGGGCCCCGACGTCATCGTGAAGATCGGATCGGCCTGCTCCATCGGCCGCGGCAGCCACATTGTCGGCCACCAGTCCATCGAGATCGGCAAAGACGTCTTCACCGGCCCCTACGTCTACATCACCGACCAGAACCACACCTACGCCGAACTGGACGCCCCCATCGGCCGCCAGTGGCCCGAGAACGCCCCCGTGGAGATCGGCGACGGCTGCTGGCTGGGCACCCAGGCCGTCATCCTCCCCGGCACGAGACTCGGCAAGAACGTCGCCGTCGCGGCCGGCGCCGTCGTCCGCGGCGAATTCCCCGACAACTGCGTCATCGGCGGCATCCCCGCCAAGATCCTCCGCCGCCACGACCCGGACGAAGGCTGGATCCCCCCCATGAAGGACCGCCCGGTCCCGACGGCCGAGGAGCTGGCCCTCCTGGCCCTGAGCATGGAAGGCATGCAGGAACTCCAAGACCGCATGCGCAAGGACCCCGCCTAG
- a CDS encoding cell division protein CrgA, whose product MAKSKTRKKAVYTPPVRAEQAAVSPRWLVPVMLAAWLIGLGWIATYYVAASTGSNVPLISDLGNWNLGIGFALIIVGVVLSTKWR is encoded by the coding sequence GTGGCCAAGTCCAAGACCCGTAAGAAGGCCGTTTACACCCCGCCGGTGCGGGCTGAGCAGGCAGCGGTCTCGCCCCGCTGGCTGGTTCCCGTCATGCTCGCCGCATGGCTGATCGGCCTGGGCTGGATCGCCACCTACTACGTGGCCGCGAGCACAGGCTCGAACGTCCCCCTGATCAGCGACCTCGGCAACTGGAACCTGGGCATCGGCTTCGCCCTCATCATCGTCGGCGTGGTCCTCTCCACCAAGTGGCGCTAG
- a CDS encoding polysaccharide deacetylase family protein, whose amino-acid sequence MGERPASAVALAAAALLLAAGSVPGSGAAPKTPTAAPVVSATPAASPSRAPLKDFQRPVTDCAKHKCVALTFDDGPGDHTARLLDLLAEADAKVTFFLIGEQVVRYPDLVLREIEEGHEVGNHTWHHTQLDAAPTTRIRREVEGTSKAIERILGFKPTLMRPPYGATDSRVGKIAKSNGLAEIIWSVDTDDWRDRKSSIVARRAIRGLHPGSIILMHDIHPTTVDAVPAILKAAKKKGLTLATVSDVLGGKPKPGKKYMGR is encoded by the coding sequence TTGGGCGAGAGGCCGGCGAGCGCCGTCGCACTTGCGGCTGCGGCCCTGCTGCTCGCCGCCGGGTCGGTCCCCGGCTCCGGCGCGGCCCCGAAGACCCCCACCGCGGCCCCCGTCGTGTCCGCGACGCCCGCGGCCTCGCCGAGCCGCGCCCCGCTCAAGGACTTCCAGCGGCCCGTCACCGACTGCGCCAAGCACAAGTGCGTCGCGCTGACCTTCGACGACGGCCCCGGCGACCACACCGCCCGGCTCCTCGACCTGCTCGCCGAAGCCGACGCGAAGGTGACGTTCTTCCTCATCGGCGAACAGGTGGTGCGCTACCCCGACCTCGTTCTGCGCGAGATCGAAGAGGGCCACGAGGTCGGCAACCACACCTGGCACCACACCCAGCTCGACGCGGCGCCCACCACCAGGATCCGCCGCGAGGTCGAAGGCACGTCCAAGGCCATAGAGCGCATCCTCGGCTTCAAGCCGACCCTCATGCGCCCGCCCTACGGCGCCACCGACTCCCGCGTCGGCAAGATCGCCAAGTCCAACGGCCTGGCCGAGATCATCTGGTCCGTCGACACCGACGACTGGCGCGACCGCAAGTCGTCGATCGTCGCCCGCCGCGCCATCCGCGGCCTCCACCCCGGCTCCATCATCCTCATGCACGACATCCACCCGACGACCGTCGACGCCGTCCCGGCCATCCTCAAGGCCGCCAAGAAAAAGGGCCTCACCCTCGCCACCGTCTCCGACGTCCTCGGCGGCAAGCCCAAACCCGGCAAGAAGTACATGGGCCGCTGA
- a CDS encoding DLW-39 family protein: MKKLLVLAVLALGGFAVWKRLQQDRAELDLWTEATSAE, translated from the coding sequence ATGAAGAAGCTTCTTGTGCTCGCCGTCCTCGCGCTCGGCGGCTTCGCCGTCTGGAAGCGCCTCCAGCAGGACCGCGCCGAGCTCGACCTGTGGACCGAGGCCACGTCGGCCGAGTAG
- a CDS encoding type III PLP-dependent enzyme — MAVGVDGFSAGLGEERLPAYVYDVSGLGEYVREIVAALADGPEVFYAAKANADAPVLRAVAAEVAGIEVASGGELEHVRRLLPDARIAFGGPGKTDRELRLAARLKAERVHVESPYELRRLAEAAEGEGRDLDVLLRVNLAGDRAGAALAMSGPFGMDPGLIADCLPILAAAPRLRLRGVHAHLASGLDVPALVAQQREILDWARPWLARAGVTLPEINLGGGMAVDYARPEARFDWAAYGKALSSLALPGETLRVEPGRALTVHHGWYVTDVLDVKTAHGRAYAVVRGGTHHLRTPATKNHDQPFRVLPGPRHADAPSVRDTAVTLVGQLCTPKDVLARDIPLPRLSVGDRVVFAMAGAYAWNISHHSFLMHPEPSFHYL; from the coding sequence ATGGCGGTGGGGGTCGACGGGTTCTCGGCGGGGCTGGGGGAGGAGCGGCTGCCCGCGTACGTGTACGACGTCTCCGGGCTGGGGGAGTACGTCCGTGAGATCGTCGCGGCGCTCGCGGACGGGCCCGAGGTGTTCTACGCCGCGAAGGCGAACGCCGACGCGCCCGTGCTGCGCGCCGTGGCCGCCGAGGTCGCCGGGATAGAGGTCGCCAGCGGGGGAGAGCTGGAGCACGTCAGACGGCTTCTGCCGGACGCGCGGATCGCGTTCGGCGGCCCGGGGAAGACCGACCGGGAGCTGCGCCTCGCAGCCCGGCTCAAGGCCGAGCGCGTCCATGTGGAGAGCCCTTACGAGCTGCGCAGGCTCGCGGAGGCCGCCGAAGGGGAGGGGCGCGACCTCGACGTGCTGCTGCGCGTCAACCTCGCGGGGGACAGGGCGGGGGCCGCCCTGGCGATGAGCGGCCCCTTCGGCATGGACCCCGGGCTGATCGCCGACTGCCTCCCGATCCTGGCCGCCGCGCCGCGGCTGCGGCTGCGCGGCGTGCACGCGCACCTGGCGTCCGGCCTCGACGTGCCCGCGCTCGTCGCGCAGCAGCGGGAGATCCTGGACTGGGCGCGGCCTTGGCTGGCCCGTGCGGGCGTCACCCTTCCCGAGATCAATCTCGGCGGAGGCATGGCCGTCGATTACGCGCGCCCCGAGGCACGCTTCGACTGGGCCGCCTACGGCAAGGCGTTGTCTTCACTCGCTCTTCCCGGCGAGACCTTGCGCGTCGAGCCTGGACGGGCGCTGACGGTCCACCACGGCTGGTACGTCACGGACGTCCTGGACGTGAAGACCGCCCACGGACGTGCCTATGCCGTCGTCCGCGGCGGCACCCATCACCTGCGCACTCCCGCGACGAAGAACCACGACCAGCCCTTCCGTGTCCTCCCCGGTCCCCGTCACGCCGACGCGCCTTCCGTGCGGGACACGGCCGTCACCCTCGTCGGCCAGCTCTGCACGCCGAAGGACGTCCTCGCCCGCGACATCCCCCTGCCGCGCCTCTCTGTGGGCGACCGGGTCGTCTTCGCCATGGCCGGCGCCTACGCCTGGAACATCTCGCACCACTCCTTCCTCATGCACCCGGAGCCGTCCTTCCACTACCTCTGA
- a CDS encoding peptidylprolyl isomerase, with the protein MAETLATFSTSQGKFVIRLFPELAPNTVANFVELAEGTREWTHPATGVKSKTPLYNGTIFHRIIDNFMIQGGDPLGKGVGGPGYDFDDEIHAQNKFDRPYLLAMANAGKRMGKGTNGSQFFITTVPTPWLNDGHTLFGEVVEGQDVVAALGKVPTAAGDKPLTDVVLESVTIERR; encoded by the coding sequence ATGGCGGAGACGCTCGCCACGTTCAGCACCAGCCAGGGCAAGTTCGTCATCCGGCTGTTCCCCGAGCTCGCGCCGAACACGGTCGCCAACTTCGTGGAACTGGCCGAGGGCACGCGCGAGTGGACGCACCCGGCGACCGGCGTGAAGTCCAAGACGCCCCTGTACAACGGGACGATCTTCCACCGGATCATCGACAACTTCATGATCCAGGGCGGCGACCCGCTCGGTAAGGGCGTCGGCGGCCCCGGCTACGACTTCGACGACGAGATCCACGCGCAGAACAAGTTCGACCGCCCCTACCTGCTGGCGATGGCCAACGCGGGCAAGCGCATGGGCAAGGGCACGAACGGCTCGCAGTTCTTCATCACCACGGTCCCGACCCCGTGGCTGAACGACGGCCACACCCTGTTCGGCGAGGTCGTCGAGGGCCAGGACGTCGTGGCGGCCCTCGGCAAGGTCCCGACCGCGGCCGGCGACAAGCCGCTGACGGACGTCGTGCTGGAGTCGGTGACGATCGAGCGCCGCTAG
- a CDS encoding rhomboid family intramembrane serine protease, translated as MRCTRCDRPICPDCMIPASVGFQCPECVREGNRDVRQATGRFGGEVATRPLLTWGLIAVNVAVFLLEYASNGVDRFERAFSLWPYYVAVDGDYYRLVTSAFLHYGLPHLALNMWALWAVGQALELSLGRIRFATLYALSALGGAVLVYWASPILTPTAGASGAIFGLFGAIFVVSRRLRMDIRPIALVIVVNLVFTFLPGFNISWQGHIGGLITGAVVAAVYVYAPRAKQTLIQAVFSVLLLVAFVALIYARTAYLV; from the coding sequence GTGCGCTGCACCCGCTGCGACAGGCCGATCTGCCCGGATTGCATGATCCCGGCGTCGGTCGGCTTCCAGTGCCCGGAGTGCGTGCGCGAGGGCAATCGCGACGTGCGCCAGGCCACCGGCAGGTTCGGGGGCGAGGTCGCGACCAGGCCGCTGCTGACGTGGGGGCTCATCGCGGTCAACGTCGCGGTGTTCCTGCTGGAGTACGCGAGCAACGGGGTCGACAGGTTCGAGCGGGCCTTCAGTCTCTGGCCCTACTACGTCGCGGTGGACGGCGATTACTACCGTCTGGTCACCTCGGCGTTCCTGCACTACGGCCTGCCGCATCTCGCGCTCAACATGTGGGCGCTGTGGGCGGTCGGCCAGGCGCTCGAACTGTCGCTGGGCCGGATCAGGTTCGCCACCCTGTACGCGTTGAGCGCGCTGGGCGGCGCCGTGCTCGTCTACTGGGCGTCGCCGATCCTCACGCCGACCGCGGGCGCGTCGGGCGCGATCTTCGGCCTGTTCGGCGCGATCTTCGTGGTGTCGCGTCGGCTGCGGATGGACATCCGCCCGATCGCCCTGGTGATCGTCGTGAACCTGGTGTTCACGTTCCTGCCGGGCTTCAACATCAGCTGGCAGGGCCACATCGGCGGCCTCATCACCGGCGCCGTGGTCGCCGCGGTCTACGTCTACGCCCCCAGGGCGAAGCAGACCCTCATCCAGGCGGTCTTCTCGGTGCTCCTGCTCGTGGCCTTCGTCGCCCTGATCTACGCCCGCACGGCCTATCTGGTCTGA
- a CDS encoding TetR/AcrR family transcriptional regulator codes for MRHEPGLRERKKRETRQLISDIATGLFLERGFDEVTVVEVAAVANVSAKTVFNYFPRKEDLFLDRFPDLLERVASAVRERPEGATPLKALKDEYLLMLEERDPVTGFGDERLTAFRQVIHNSPALQGRVREVVQELEDLLAVLFAEAYGEEADDPDVRMAALTTVGVLRTVNWASARMIAAGESGDALADHLRDLAERLFARLERALDAR; via the coding sequence GTGCGACATGAACCTGGCCTGCGCGAGCGCAAGAAACGGGAGACCCGCCAGCTGATCTCCGACATCGCCACGGGCCTGTTCCTCGAGCGCGGGTTCGACGAGGTGACCGTCGTCGAGGTCGCGGCGGTCGCCAACGTGTCGGCCAAGACGGTCTTCAACTACTTCCCCCGCAAGGAGGACCTCTTCCTCGACAGGTTCCCGGACCTCCTCGAACGCGTCGCCTCCGCCGTCAGGGAACGACCGGAGGGGGCGACCCCGCTGAAGGCGCTCAAGGACGAGTACCTGCTGATGCTCGAAGAACGGGACCCGGTGACGGGCTTCGGGGACGAGCGGCTCACGGCGTTCCGCCAGGTGATCCACAATTCGCCGGCCTTGCAGGGCCGGGTTCGCGAGGTCGTCCAGGAGCTGGAAGACCTTCTCGCCGTCCTCTTCGCCGAGGCATACGGGGAGGAAGCGGATGATCCGGACGTAAGGATGGCCGCGCTGACGACCGTCGGCGTGCTCCGGACCGTGAACTGGGCCAGCGCGCGGATGATCGCCGCGGGGGAGTCCGGCGACGCGCTGGCCGACCACCTGCGCGATCTGGCCGAGCGCCTGTTCGCCCGCCTCGAACGTGCCCTTGACGCCCGTTGA